The following proteins are encoded in a genomic region of Arcobacter cloacae:
- a CDS encoding polyribonucleotide nucleotidyltransferase, which produces MSIVCEFDLNGKQEIFEFNKVAKQANGAVLAKIGNAVVLATVVSEFDNPVSEDFTPLTVQYIEKTYAAAKLPGGFIKREGKPSDFETLTSRVIDRSLRPLFPKGYVYPTTITVMVLSADKDVDLQTLSLNAANAALYTSNLPIKKSVCGVRVGKIENNYIINPTPEQIASSTLDLYVAGSKDELLMIEMKTISSSEMVEVDIEAFTKIHNANEMNEDALVEAIAFAQNALKEANLTYEKAFEEVSKEKVEVELVKFTIEETVINYVRDNFSNEIREAIKKLAKSERATQLKDVAKMISKNEYCTVNELEFNTIYEAVSIVKREIVRAMIVNDKVRADGRGLKDVRPISIETNILPSTHSSCLFTRGETQALVIGTIAGPKDGQMYEVLTDKSTSMEKFMVHYNFPGFSVGEAKPMFGVGRRELGHGNLAKKALEATIDDDYNETVRLVSEILESNGSSSMATVCGGSLALKAAGVPISNLVAGVAMGMVVENDKYSILTDIMGLEDHDGDMDFKVAGTNKGITALQMDIKLGGIELSVLKEALLQAKEGRDHILDLMEEASKEIVPSGALPLVEQFIIDPSKFMVIIGKAGATIKEIIEKFTVSIDLDRDNGIVKVSGDNKQNIIDACEHIKTISNNASPRKEIKNIDFEKLYQIDEVVTGKVERVVDFGAFILLPKGGEGLLHISKISKERVNNVSDILSVGQDIEVKVLKVKKDRIELSSN; this is translated from the coding sequence ATGTCAATAGTTTGTGAATTTGATTTAAATGGAAAACAAGAAATTTTTGAATTTAATAAAGTTGCTAAACAAGCAAATGGTGCTGTTTTAGCAAAAATAGGAAATGCTGTAGTTTTGGCTACGGTTGTTAGTGAATTTGATAATCCTGTTAGTGAAGATTTTACACCTTTAACTGTGCAATATATAGAAAAAACTTATGCAGCTGCAAAATTACCTGGTGGATTTATAAAAAGAGAAGGAAAACCAAGTGATTTTGAAACTTTAACTTCAAGAGTAATTGATAGAAGTTTAAGACCTCTTTTTCCAAAAGGTTATGTTTATCCTACAACTATTACAGTTATGGTTTTAAGTGCAGATAAAGATGTAGATTTACAAACTTTATCTTTAAATGCTGCAAATGCTGCTTTATATACATCAAATTTACCTATTAAAAAGTCTGTTTGTGGTGTAAGAGTTGGAAAAATTGAAAACAATTATATTATTAATCCAACACCTGAGCAAATAGCTAGTTCTACTTTAGATTTATATGTAGCTGGATCTAAAGATGAATTGTTAATGATTGAAATGAAAACTATATCTTCTAGTGAAATGGTTGAAGTTGATATTGAAGCATTTACAAAAATTCATAATGCAAATGAAATGAATGAAGATGCTTTAGTAGAAGCAATTGCATTTGCTCAAAACGCATTAAAAGAGGCAAATTTAACTTATGAAAAAGCTTTTGAAGAAGTTTCAAAAGAAAAAGTTGAAGTTGAATTAGTAAAATTTACTATTGAAGAAACAGTTATAAATTATGTAAGAGACAATTTTTCAAATGAAATAAGAGAAGCCATAAAAAAACTTGCTAAAAGTGAAAGAGCAACTCAATTAAAAGATGTTGCTAAAATGATTTCTAAAAATGAATATTGCACAGTAAATGAATTGGAATTTAACACTATTTATGAAGCAGTTTCAATTGTTAAAAGAGAAATTGTAAGAGCAATGATAGTAAATGATAAAGTAAGAGCTGATGGAAGGGGTTTAAAAGATGTAAGACCAATTTCTATTGAAACAAATATTTTACCTTCGACTCACTCTTCTTGTTTATTTACAAGAGGTGAAACACAAGCTTTAGTTATTGGTACAATAGCTGGTCCTAAAGATGGACAAATGTATGAAGTTTTAACAGATAAATCTACTTCAATGGAAAAGTTTATGGTACATTATAACTTTCCAGGTTTTTCAGTTGGTGAAGCAAAACCTATGTTTGGTGTAGGAAGAAGAGAACTAGGTCATGGTAATTTGGCTAAAAAAGCACTTGAAGCAACAATAGATGATGATTACAATGAAACTGTAAGATTAGTTTCTGAAATTTTAGAATCAAATGGTTCTTCTTCTATGGCAACTGTTTGTGGAGGTTCTTTAGCACTTAAAGCAGCAGGTGTTCCTATATCTAATTTAGTTGCTGGTGTTGCAATGGGAATGGTTGTTGAAAATGATAAATATTCTATATTAACTGATATCATGGGATTAGAAGACCACGATGGAGATATGGATTTTAAAGTTGCCGGAACTAATAAAGGAATTACAGCATTACAAATGGACATAAAACTTGGTGGAATTGAATTATCAGTTTTAAAAGAAGCATTACTTCAAGCAAAAGAGGGTAGAGACCATATCTTAGACTTAATGGAAGAAGCATCTAAAGAGATCGTACCAAGTGGTGCTTTACCATTGGTTGAACAATTTATAATAGATCCAAGTAAATTTATGGTTATTATAGGAAAAGCAGGAGCTACAATAAAAGAAATTATAGAAAAATTCACTGTTTCTATTGATCTTGATAGAGATAATGGAATAGTTAAAGTAAGTGGAGATAATAAGCAAAATATTATTGATGCTTGTGAACATATAAAAACTATATCAAATAATGCATCACCTAGAAAAGAGATAAAAAATATAGATTTTGAAAAACTTTATCAAATTGATGAAGTAGTTACTGGTAAAGTAGAAAGAGTTGTTGACTTTGGAGCATTTATACTTTTACCAAAAGGTGGTGAAGGATTGTTACATATTTCAAAAATTTCTAAAGAAAGAGTAAATAATGTATCAGATATTTTATCTGTTGGTCAAGATATAGAAGTAAAAGTTTTAAAAGTTAAAAAAGACAGAATCGAATTATCTTCAAATTAA
- a CDS encoding response regulator, translating to MAKLLIVDDSTMLRDMLNYALNEGGYTDVTEAVDGVDGLAKAKAADFDLIITDVNMPNMDGLTLIGELRKIPQYSKKPILVLTTERSDEMKAKGKAAGATGWIVKPFVPDQLLKAVNIVLSR from the coding sequence ATGGCTAAGCTTTTAATCGTAGATGATTCTACAATGCTAAGAGATATGCTGAACTATGCATTGAATGAAGGCGGATATACTGATGTTACTGAAGCTGTAGATGGTGTAGATGGTTTAGCAAAAGCAAAGGCTGCTGATTTTGATTTAATAATAACAGATGTGAATATGCCAAATATGGACGGATTAACATTAATAGGCGAATTAAGAAAGATACCTCAATATTCAAAAAAACCAATTCTTGTACTTACAACAGAAAGAAGTGATGAAATGAAAGCGAAAGGTAAAGCTGCTGGTGCTACAGGATGGATTGTAAAACCGTTTGTTCCAGACCAGTTGTTAAAAGCAGTTAATATAGTTTTAAGTAGATAA
- a CDS encoding LPS-assembly protein LptD, with translation MYKRIISTLVITSALLQAQEMKNEKFQLVAEDLKSKENVLTATGNVVIFSPTYYLSADKVIYHQESEIFELFDNVLIIKDNNIQTQSNYAFVDLKTDSLNQEPTFLYENSSKLWVNSKESSKNNELVELNSSIISSCDCINPDWSIRASSIDYDTENKWVDAYNPRLYVKNVPVLYSPYLGFPTDTTRRTGLLLPTLGYSGDDGIYYSQPIFIAPADNYDLELIPQIRTFRGNGIYAHYRYADSPDSILRVKTGIFKEYKDYKEENNLENSEYFGVDINYTRRNIFSNSDISDDGLYSSLRYLNAVEYITLEDEDATISTDKKVESKINYFYNTPDYYTGAYARYYIDTSKKSNNQTLQELPQLHFHSYNKELFLDGLLYSVDTKFMNYTRPEGLTANIYEISVPISYSKYFLDDYLYFTVENKTLLSKYEYGNTDRVKYEDGNLIQNRTSFLVGSDLIKPYEDYLHTMNLTSEYIIPKNLKEDGDLYGATGKSIVVKGRKPTVAEKENNDKWDPLKPFPTIEEDKNIVLSLNQSLYNKDSLKQIINHKMSQSILYDELDNPELQNYENYVKINHNYGSISGRAVYNVQDDEFIESSVNNTLTYEKLSFSAGYYESKETENSNKEDLESYRFSTSYKIAKDYSIRYYENYNLKEKIRNKQGVGFNIDDSCWNLDLSIEREIEPTSRNSSNDTYKSIEQDIVFVNLTLKPIGGVKYKYKIENDDK, from the coding sequence ATGTATAAAAGAATAATTAGCACTTTAGTAATAACATCTGCTTTATTACAAGCTCAAGAAATGAAAAATGAAAAATTTCAATTAGTTGCTGAAGATTTAAAATCTAAAGAGAATGTTTTAACAGCAACCGGAAATGTTGTTATATTTTCTCCAACTTATTATTTGAGTGCAGATAAAGTTATATATCATCAAGAGAGTGAGATTTTTGAGTTGTTTGATAATGTTTTAATTATAAAAGACAATAACATTCAAACTCAAAGTAATTATGCTTTTGTAGACTTAAAAACTGATTCATTAAATCAAGAACCAACTTTTCTATATGAAAATAGTAGTAAACTTTGGGTTAATTCAAAAGAATCTTCAAAAAACAATGAATTAGTAGAACTTAATAGTTCTATTATTTCTTCTTGCGATTGTATAAATCCTGATTGGAGTATTAGAGCTAGCTCTATTGATTATGATACTGAAAATAAATGGGTTGATGCTTATAATCCAAGGTTATATGTTAAAAATGTACCTGTTCTTTATAGTCCATATTTAGGTTTTCCAACTGATACTACTAGAAGAACAGGTTTATTATTACCAACATTAGGTTATTCGGGTGATGATGGAATTTATTATTCTCAGCCAATATTTATTGCTCCTGCTGATAATTATGACTTAGAATTAATTCCTCAAATTAGAACATTTAGAGGAAATGGTATTTATGCACATTATAGATATGCTGATTCCCCTGATTCTATACTAAGAGTAAAAACAGGAATATTTAAAGAATATAAAGACTATAAAGAAGAGAATAATTTAGAAAATAGTGAATATTTTGGTGTGGATATTAACTATACAAGAAGAAATATTTTTTCAAATTCTGATATAAGTGATGATGGATTATATTCGTCGTTAAGATATTTGAATGCTGTTGAATATATAACTTTAGAAGATGAAGATGCTACTATATCAACAGATAAAAAAGTTGAATCTAAAATCAACTATTTTTACAACACACCTGATTATTATACAGGAGCATATGCTAGATATTATATAGATACGTCAAAAAAATCAAATAATCAAACTTTACAAGAGTTACCTCAATTACACTTTCATTCATATAATAAAGAGTTGTTTCTTGATGGATTATTATATTCTGTAGATACTAAATTTATGAATTATACAAGACCAGAAGGATTAACTGCTAATATTTATGAAATAAGTGTTCCTATTAGCTATAGTAAATATTTTTTAGATGATTATTTATATTTTACAGTTGAAAATAAAACTTTGTTAAGTAAATATGAATATGGAAATACGGATAGAGTAAAGTATGAAGATGGTAATTTAATTCAAAACAGAACTTCTTTTTTAGTTGGAAGTGATTTAATAAAACCCTACGAAGATTACTTACATACTATGAACTTAACAAGTGAATATATAATTCCTAAAAACCTAAAAGAAGATGGTGATTTATATGGTGCAACTGGTAAAAGTATTGTTGTAAAAGGAAGAAAACCTACTGTAGCAGAAAAAGAGAATAATGATAAATGGGATCCATTAAAACCTTTTCCCACAATTGAAGAAGATAAGAATATAGTGTTGTCATTAAATCAATCTTTGTATAATAAAGATAGTTTAAAGCAGATAATAAATCATAAAATGTCACAATCTATTTTATATGATGAATTAGATAATCCAGAGTTACAAAATTATGAAAATTATGTAAAAATAAATCATAATTATGGTTCTATTTCAGGAAGAGCAGTTTACAATGTACAAGATGATGAATTTATCGAAAGCAGTGTAAATAATACATTAACTTATGAAAAATTATCTTTTAGTGCTGGATATTATGAGTCTAAAGAAACAGAAAATTCAAATAAAGAGGATTTAGAATCATATAGATTTAGTACTTCATACAAAATAGCAAAAGATTACTCTATTAGATATTATGAAAATTATAATCTTAAAGAAAAAATTAGAAATAAGCAAGGAGTAGGTTTTAATATAGATGATAGTTGTTGGAATTTGGATCTTAGTATAGAAAGAGAAATAGAACCAACTTCAAGAAATTCTTCTAATGATACTTATAAATCTATTGAACAAGATATTGTATTTGTAAATTTAACATTAAAACCAATAGGTGGAGTTAAATATAAATATAAAATTGAAAATGATGATAAATAA
- a CDS encoding phosphoribosyltransferase has protein sequence MNPDSIYFKNREVAAYRLIDALPIDNMKLEEWIVIASSYGGFEIAKIVAKALNGKYDIMFSGKIYAPNNEDCEIAVVTEREEVLIHEELVKSFDISLDYVYSKSKQVLEESILKQVNRFRQGEKIEKLEDKNVLIVDEGINTGLTMMACIKTAINLKAKSISVATPILPTASIPTIESIADDLYFVKKLEHFVEIDFYYDSLEELSFEDIEKIKKGL, from the coding sequence ATGAATCCAGATAGTATATATTTTAAAAATAGAGAAGTTGCTGCGTATAGATTAATTGATGCTTTACCAATAGATAATATGAAGCTTGAAGAGTGGATTGTAATTGCAAGTTCTTATGGTGGTTTTGAAATAGCAAAAATTGTTGCAAAAGCATTAAATGGCAAATATGATATTATGTTTTCAGGAAAAATTTATGCACCAAATAATGAAGATTGTGAAATTGCAGTTGTTACAGAAAGAGAAGAAGTTTTAATACATGAGGAGTTAGTAAAATCATTTGATATTAGTTTAGATTATGTTTACTCAAAATCTAAGCAAGTTTTAGAAGAGTCTATACTTAAACAAGTTAATAGATTTAGGCAAGGTGAGAAAATTGAAAAATTAGAAGATAAAAATGTTTTGATAGTTGATGAGGGTATTAATACAGGTCTTACAATGATGGCTTGTATTAAAACTGCTATTAACTTAAAAGCAAAATCTATTTCAGTAGCAACTCCAATTTTACCAACAGCAAGTATTCCAACCATAGAATCAATTGCAGATGATTTATATTTTGTAAAGAAATTAGAACATTTTGTAGAAATTGATTTTTATTACGATAGTTTAGAAGAACTTAGCTTTGAAGATATAGAAAAAATAAAAAAAGGATTATGA
- a CDS encoding chemotaxis protein CheD, which produces MIVIGHKDGSIEKASAVRFTQKTKGYPTHTVIGGEFAVGSDAEEIAFKTLLGSCVAIMFYDKVKKIKGMNHFLLPKTNNTNDDMKYGLYSVEAMLNEMYKLGCSKANMLAKISGGADIMQINMSSQSIGFRNVEFAKDFCKSEGFKLISEHTRGEHGRLILLANDFETFIKVTQKSETDSKILSEEKTLQQEITKAPVIKEYIGGVDLFGIDTKEVEPQMEIELF; this is translated from the coding sequence TTGATAGTAATTGGGCATAAAGATGGGAGCATAGAAAAAGCTTCAGCTGTTAGATTTACACAAAAAACTAAAGGATATCCAACTCATACTGTAATTGGTGGAGAATTTGCTGTTGGTAGTGACGCTGAAGAGATAGCTTTTAAAACTTTACTTGGTTCTTGTGTTGCTATTATGTTCTATGATAAAGTTAAAAAAATAAAAGGAATGAATCATTTTTTACTTCCTAAAACGAATAATACTAATGATGATATGAAGTATGGTTTATATTCAGTTGAGGCCATGCTAAATGAGATGTATAAACTAGGATGTAGTAAAGCTAATATGTTAGCTAAAATATCGGGTGGTGCTGATATTATGCAAATAAATATGTCTAGTCAATCTATTGGATTTAGAAATGTTGAATTTGCAAAAGATTTTTGTAAATCAGAAGGATTTAAATTAATAAGTGAGCACACACGTGGTGAACATGGAAGATTAATTCTATTAGCGAATGATTTTGAAACTTTTATTAAAGTTACACAAAAATCTGAAACTGATAGTAAAATTCTATCTGAAGAGAAAACGTTACAACAAGAGATTACAAAAGCACCAGTTATCAAAGAATATATTGGTGGAGTGGACTTATTTGGTATTGATACTAAAGAAGTTGAGCCTCAAATGGAAATTGAACTTTTCTAA
- a CDS encoding protein-glutamate methylesterase/protein-glutamine glutaminase — MYTVLVIDDSPSMRRIIKDMINSIDEFEVVCVATDAYDAREKIKEYEPDLVTIDINMPKMDGVTFLRNLMRLHPMPAVVISGESVRGNDIFDDGAVGFIPKPETGESMNSFQDRIKDTLLNLTFLLKRYTLKKPPALKKSSKSSSNIEFKVHPDEVIPLKAAIFPGMKLIAIGSSTGGVESLLKVFRKLPSGLPPILITQHIPYGFSNSFAHRLNDHSEVVVCEAKDGMILEKGHGYLAPGNMHLTIEKYGNEYRTKLLDTKKVSQHKPSVDVLFRSVNNAVGGSAMAIMMTGMGDDGTIAMKELHDNGAYTIAQNEESCVVFGMPMKAIQAGAVKDIVHLDEIADYIIEFSKGRRK, encoded by the coding sequence TTGTATACAGTTTTAGTAATAGATGATTCTCCTTCAATGAGAAGAATTATAAAAGATATGATTAACTCTATTGATGAATTTGAAGTTGTTTGTGTTGCAACAGATGCTTATGATGCAAGAGAAAAAATTAAAGAATATGAACCTGACTTAGTTACAATAGATATAAATATGCCTAAAATGGATGGAGTTACTTTTTTAAGAAACTTAATGAGACTTCATCCAATGCCAGCTGTTGTTATTTCAGGAGAAAGTGTTAGAGGAAATGATATTTTTGATGATGGTGCTGTAGGTTTTATTCCTAAACCTGAGACAGGTGAATCAATGAATTCATTTCAAGATAGAATTAAAGACACACTTTTAAATTTAACTTTTCTTTTAAAGAGGTATACATTAAAGAAGCCTCCCGCTCTTAAAAAAAGTTCTAAATCTTCATCAAATATTGAATTTAAAGTTCATCCTGATGAAGTTATACCACTAAAAGCTGCAATATTTCCTGGTATGAAATTAATAGCTATTGGTTCTTCGACAGGAGGAGTGGAGTCTTTATTAAAGGTTTTTAGAAAACTTCCATCTGGTTTACCACCTATTTTAATAACACAGCATATTCCTTATGGTTTTTCTAACTCTTTTGCTCACAGACTAAATGATCACTCAGAGGTTGTAGTTTGTGAAGCAAAAGATGGAATGATTTTAGAAAAAGGTCACGGTTATTTAGCACCTGGAAATATGCATTTAACGATTGAAAAATATGGAAATGAGTATAGAACAAAACTCTTAGATACAAAAAAAGTAAGTCAACATAAGCCAAGTGTTGATGTTTTGTTTAGGTCAGTTAATAATGCAGTTGGTGGCAGTGCTATGGCTATCATGATGACAGGAATGGGTGACGATGGAACAATTGCTATGAAAGAGCTTCATGATAATGGTGCATATACTATTGCTCAAAATGAAGAGAGTTGCGTAGTTTTTGGAATGCCTATGAAAGCCATTCAAGCAGGAGCAGTTAAAGACATAGTTCATTTAGATGAAATAGCTGATTATATAATTGAGTTTTCAAAAGGAAGAAGAAAATAG
- a CDS encoding RDD family protein → MQDNTNNLQLASMRSRAFAYVIDDLILTVIVIFIFWGNISAVSHDMEALMFLLKTDLVMPLITLKVLYHTFFVWYYGATIGKIVAKIRVIDANHWGRVSIFSAFLRAVGRIFSEMFFYVGFLIGFFNEGRKTFHDITGKTLVVNV, encoded by the coding sequence ATGCAAGATAATACAAATAATCTTCAATTAGCATCAATGCGTTCAAGAGCTTTTGCTTATGTAATTGATGATTTAATATTAACTGTTATAGTAATTTTTATATTTTGGGGAAATATATCAGCTGTTAGTCATGATATGGAAGCTTTAATGTTTCTTTTAAAAACTGATTTAGTTATGCCTTTGATTACTTTAAAAGTTTTATATCACACTTTTTTTGTTTGGTATTATGGGGCAACTATAGGAAAAATTGTTGCGAAAATTAGAGTTATTGATGCAAATCATTGGGGTAGGGTTTCTATCTTTTCAGCATTTTTAAGAGCTGTTGGAAGAATTTTTTCAGAAATGTTTTTTTATGTAGGTTTTTTAATTGGATTCTTTAATGAAGGTAGAAAAACATTTCATGACATTACAGGTAAAACGTTGGTAGTTAATGTATAA
- a CDS encoding CheR family methyltransferase produces MGYTTQDVHNKVKKLLYSLTGITLSDNKDIMISNRIDKLKRNCRYSGDIMDLLSSVEQGSYVTEFINSFTTNKTHFFREDFHFVDLKDRVLPSFANSGTKINMYCSASSTGEEPYSMAMTVLKAMEDLGKNINASIIATDIDTNVLQYAADGIYRYSKSSKEFPEWIKPQKYFKRRVQKNLAGEEVLIKVNDELKRMITFHVMNLNDSSYPFSQNQFDVIFCRNVLIYFSAEDQNKILKKLFKHLKIGGTLYLGHSENPQDLVHYVRRVGQNIFVKEKEIN; encoded by the coding sequence ATGGGATATACAACTCAAGATGTTCATAATAAAGTAAAAAAACTTCTTTACTCTTTAACAGGAATTACATTATCTGATAATAAAGATATTATGATTTCAAATAGAATTGACAAATTAAAGAGAAATTGCAGGTATTCAGGCGATATTATGGATTTACTATCTTCTGTAGAACAAGGAAGTTATGTAACAGAATTTATTAATTCTTTTACCACAAATAAAACCCATTTTTTTAGAGAAGATTTTCATTTTGTTGATTTAAAAGATAGAGTTTTACCTTCTTTTGCGAATAGTGGAACAAAAATAAATATGTATTGTTCTGCTTCTTCTACAGGTGAAGAACCATATTCTATGGCAATGACTGTTTTAAAAGCTATGGAAGATTTAGGAAAAAACATTAATGCATCAATAATTGCAACAGATATAGATACTAATGTTTTACAATATGCTGCTGATGGTATATATAGATACTCAAAATCTTCAAAAGAGTTTCCTGAATGGATAAAACCTCAAAAATATTTTAAAAGAAGAGTTCAAAAAAACCTTGCTGGTGAGGAAGTTTTAATAAAAGTGAATGATGAGTTAAAAAGAATGATTACATTTCATGTAATGAATTTAAATGATTCTTCATATCCCTTTTCTCAAAATCAATTTGATGTTATTTTTTGTAGAAATGTGTTGATTTATTTTTCTGCTGAAGATCAAAATAAAATACTTAAAAAACTATTTAAACATCTAAAAATAGGTGGAACTTTATATTTAGGACACTCGGAAAATCCTCAAGATCTAGTTCATTATGTAAGAAGAGTTGGGCAAAATATTTTCGTAAAGGAAAAGGAAATAAATTGA
- a CDS encoding chemotaxis protein CheA, which yields MSFDISKYREMFLEEAAELFESADNVLLEAENNGTLTDEEMGQLFRDVHTLKGSGASVELAFFAEFTHDVENLMDKLRNHKIEFIPEMAETLIDGLDVMKEILELEVSNKLDRETFTGMTSALLEEIRAYSSGNVVKKEEVKVETKKEEVKVLEEVKKVEKEILDSDNFGFFDDDLNEQRDNKNKPYGIFADDDIDEAHENIGFYDDDLETISKNTKDSDFKISSEDKENFGFFDDVPEITPTSVMQTNDVEEESIKNEEKNEVKQVVTTEKTPSRKPREIPNNEEDGAKKSVSNNNNSIRVNLDKIDLLMNNVGDLVITNAMLTQFSSTIEESKTRNSVLERLELLERHIRDMQDSIMSIRMVPMDSIYSKFPKVVRDISKKLGKKVEFKHYGDNVEIDKAMIEGLTDPLMHIIRNSLDHGIETPAERELTGKPEVGSISISAEQANGQMIITIEDDGKGINSEKVAQKALEQGQIDENQYNTMTENEKAMLIFGAGVSTADQITDISGRGVGMDVVKTNIHKLGGAIKLDTHVGEGTTITIMLPLTLAILDGLDIRVGNQKYILPLSSIVESLQPTSEMIKKIGDGTQDLLMLREEFIPVVKLHQLFGLEKSFEKLEDGMLIVVKSGNTKVALSIDEFLNQHQVVVKPLDKNFRSVQGIGAATVRGDGSIGLILDVVGIINAQIKIEKDMNAARRAS from the coding sequence ATGTCGTTTGATATTTCTAAATATAGGGAAATGTTTCTTGAAGAAGCTGCAGAACTTTTTGAGTCAGCTGATAATGTTCTTTTAGAAGCTGAAAATAATGGTACTCTAACTGATGAAGAGATGGGACAACTTTTTAGAGATGTCCATACTTTAAAAGGAAGTGGTGCTTCTGTTGAATTGGCTTTTTTTGCTGAATTTACACATGATGTTGAAAACTTAATGGATAAATTAAGAAATCACAAAATTGAGTTTATCCCTGAAATGGCTGAAACACTAATTGATGGTCTTGATGTAATGAAAGAGATCCTAGAATTGGAAGTGTCAAACAAACTTGATAGAGAAACATTTACTGGCATGACAAGTGCATTATTAGAAGAAATTAGAGCTTATTCAAGTGGAAATGTAGTTAAAAAAGAAGAAGTGAAAGTTGAAACTAAGAAGGAAGAAGTAAAAGTTCTTGAAGAAGTTAAAAAAGTAGAAAAAGAGATTTTAGATAGTGATAACTTTGGATTTTTTGATGATGATTTAAATGAGCAAAGAGATAATAAAAATAAACCTTATGGGATTTTTGCTGATGATGATATTGATGAAGCACATGAAAATATAGGTTTTTATGATGATGATTTAGAAACAATTTCTAAAAATACAAAAGATAGTGATTTTAAAATATCATCTGAAGATAAAGAAAACTTTGGTTTCTTTGACGATGTACCAGAAATTACTCCAACATCTGTAATGCAAACAAATGATGTAGAAGAAGAAAGTATCAAAAACGAAGAAAAAAATGAAGTTAAACAAGTAGTAACTACAGAAAAAACTCCTTCAAGAAAGCCTAGAGAAATACCTAATAATGAAGAAGATGGTGCAAAAAAATCGGTTTCAAACAATAATAATAGTATTAGAGTTAACTTAGATAAAATTGACTTATTAATGAATAATGTTGGAGATTTAGTTATAACTAATGCTATGTTAACTCAATTTTCATCAACTATAGAAGAATCAAAAACAAGAAACTCTGTTTTAGAAAGGTTAGAATTACTTGAAAGACATATCAGAGATATGCAAGATTCTATTATGAGTATTAGAATGGTTCCTATGGATTCTATTTATTCAAAATTCCCAAAAGTTGTTAGGGATATTTCTAAAAAATTAGGTAAAAAAGTAGAATTTAAACATTATGGAGATAATGTTGAAATTGATAAGGCGATGATTGAAGGATTAACAGATCCTTTAATGCATATTATCAGAAATTCTTTAGACCATGGAATAGAAACACCAGCAGAAAGAGAATTAACAGGTAAACCTGAAGTTGGTTCTATTAGTATTTCAGCAGAACAAGCTAATGGTCAAATGATTATTACTATTGAAGATGATGGAAAGGGAATTAATTCTGAAAAAGTTGCACAAAAAGCTTTAGAACAAGGTCAAATTGATGAAAATCAATATAATACTATGACAGAAAATGAAAAAGCAATGTTAATTTTTGGAGCAGGAGTTTCAACTGCTGATCAAATTACTGATATTTCAGGTCGTGGTGTTGGAATGGATGTTGTTAAGACAAATATTCACAAGCTTGGTGGTGCAATTAAACTTGATACTCATGTAGGTGAGGGTACAACAATAACTATTATGTTACCTTTAACGCTTGCTATTTTGGATGGTTTAGATATTAGAGTTGGAAATCAAAAATATATTTTACCTTTAAGTTCAATTGTTGAATCTCTACAACCAACATCAGAAATGATTAAAAAAATTGGAGATGGAACACAAGACTTATTAATGCTTAGAGAAGAGTTTATTCCTGTTGTTAAATTACATCAATTATTTGGTTTAGAAAAAAGTTTTGAAAAATTAGAAGATGGAATGTTAATAGTTGTAAAATCAGGAAATACAAAAGTAGCTCTTTCTATAGATGAATTTTTAAATCAACATCAAGTTGTAGTAAAACCTTTAGATAAAAACTTTAGAAGTGTTCAAGGAATTGGTGCTGCAACAGTAAGAGGAGATGGAAGTATAGGTTTGATTTTAGATGTGGTTGGAATAATAAACGCACAAATTAAAATTGAAAAAGATATGAATGCGGCAAGAAGGGCGTCTTAA